One genomic segment of Pongo pygmaeus isolate AG05252 chromosome 19, NHGRI_mPonPyg2-v2.0_pri, whole genome shotgun sequence includes these proteins:
- the WNK4 gene encoding serine/threonine-protein kinase WNK4 isoform X4 encodes MLAPPATETTVPMSQTEADLALRPPPPLATSGQPRLGPPPRRVRRFSGKAEPRPRSSRLSRRSSVDLGLLSSWSLPASPTPDPPDPPDSAGPGPAKSPPPSSKEAPEGTWTEGAPVKAAEDSARPELPDSAVGPGSREPLRVPEAVALERRREQEEKEDMETQAVATSPDGRYLKFDIEIGRGSFKTVYRGLDTDTTVEVAWCELQTRKLSRAERQRFSEEVEMLKGLQHPNIVRFYDSWKSVLRGQVCIVLVTELMTSGTLKTYLRRFREMKPRVLQRWSRQILRGLHFLHSRVPPILHRDLKCDNVFITGPTGSVKIGDLGLATLKRASFAKSVIGTPEFMAPEMYEEKYDEAVDVYAFGMCMLEMATSEYPYSECQNAAQIYRKVTSGRKPNSFHNVKIPEVKEIIEGCIRTDKNERFTIQDLLAHAFFREERGVHVELAEEDDGEKPGLKLWLRMEDARRGGRPRDNQAIEFLFQLGRDAAEEVAQEMVALGLVCEADYQPVARAVRERVAAIQRKREKLRKARELEALPPEPGPPPATVPMAPSPPSVFPPEPEEPEADQHQPFLFRHASYSSTTSDCETDGYLSSSGFLDASDPALQPPGGVPSSLAESHLCLPSAFALSIPRSGPGSDFSPGDSYASDAASGLSDVGEGMRQMRRPPGRNLRRRPRSRLRVTSVSDQNDRVVECQLQTHNSKMVTFRFDLDGDSPEEIAAAMVYNEFILPSERDGFLRRIREIIQRVETLLKRDTGPVEAAEDTVSPQEEPAPLLALPVPLPDPSNELQSSTSLEHRSWSAFSTFSSSPGTPLSPGNPFSPGTPISPGPIFPITSSPCHPSPSPFSPISSQVSSNPSPHPTSSPLPFSSSAPEFPVPLSQCPRSSLPTTSPPTFSPTCSQVTLSPPFFPPCPSTSSLPSTTAAPLLSLASAFSLAVMTVAQSLLSPSPGLLSQSPPAPPSPLPSLPLPPPLAAGGQESPSPHTAEVESEASPPPARPLPGEARLAPISEEGKPQLVGRFQVTSSKEPAEPLHLQPTSLTLSGSPKPSTPQLTSESSDTEDSAGGGPETREALAESDRAAEGLGAGVEEEGDDGKEPQVGGSPPPLSHPNPVWMNYSYSSLCLSSEESESSGEDEEFWAELQSLRQKHLSEVETLQTLQKKEIEDLYSRLGKQPPPGIVAPAAMLSSRQRRLSKGSFPTSRRNSLQRSEPPGPGIMRRNSLSGSSTGSQEQRASKGVTFAGDVGRMVRAGPREGEPREWYLAAASPSSHLGSVFITFSFPSSEFRTEAMYLPHTRAHHGACVLRI; translated from the exons ATGTTGGCACCCCCGGCCACGGAGACCACCGTCCCCATGTCCCAGACTGAGGCTGACCTGGCCCTGCGGCCCCCGCCGCCTCTTGCCACCTCGGGGCAGCCCCGCCTCGGGCCCCCTCCTCGCCGAGTGCGCCGCTTCTCCGGGAAGGCTGAGCCCCGGCCGCGCTCTTCTCGTCTCAGCCGCCGTAGCTCAGTTGACTTGGGGCTGCTGAGCTCTTGGTCTCTGCCAGCCTCACCCACTCCGGACCCCCCCGATCCTCCGGATTCCGCTGGTCCTGGCCCCGCGAAGAGCCCACCGCCTAGCTCCAAAGAAGCCCCCGAGGGCACGTGGACCGAGGGAGCCCCTGTGAAGGCTGCAGAAGACTCCGCGCGTCCCGAGCTCCCGGACTCTGCAGTGGGCCCGGGGTCCAGGGAGCCGCTGAGGGTCCCTGAGGCTGTGGCCCTAGAGCGGCGGCGGgagcaggaagaaaaggaggacaTGGAGACCCAGGCTGTGGCAACGTCCCCCGATGGCCGATACCTCAAGTTTGACATCGAGATTGGACGTGGCTCCTTCAAGACGGTGTATCGAGGGCTAGACACCGACACCACAGTGGAGGTGGCCTGGTGTGAGCTGCAG ACTCGGAAACTGTCTAGAGCTGAGCGGCAGCGCTTCTCAGAGGAGGTGGAGATGCTCAAGGGGCTGCAGCACCCCAACATCGTCCGCTTCTACGATTCGTGGAAGTCGGTGCTGAGGGGCCAGGTTTGCATCGTCCTGGTCACCGAACTCATGACCTCGGGCACGCTCAAGAC GTACCTGAGGCGGTTCCGGGAGATGAAGCCGCGGGTCCTTCAGCGCTGGAGCCGCCAAATCCTGCGGGGACTTCATTTCCTACACTCCCGGGTTCCTCCCATCCTGCACCGGGATCTCAAGTGCGACAATGTCTTTATCACGGGCCCTACTGGCTCTGTCAAAATCGGGGACCTGGGCCTGGCCACGCTCAAGCGCGCCTCCTTTGCCAAGAGTGTCATCG GGACCCCGGAATTCATGGCCCCCGAGATGTACGAGGAAAAGTACGATGAGGCCGTGGACGTGTATGCGTTCGGCATGTGCATGCTGGAGATGGCCACCTCTGAGTACCCGTACTCCGAGTGCCAGAATGCCGCGCAAATCTACCGCAAGGTCACTTCG GGCAGAAAGCCGAACagcttccacaatgtgaagataCCCGAGGTGAAGGAGATCATTGAAGGCTGCATCCGCACGGATAAGAACGAGAG GTTCACCATCCAGGATCTCCTGGCCCACGCATTCTTCCGCGAGGAGCGCGGTGTGCACGTGGAACTAGCGGAGGAGGACGACGGCGAGAAGCCGGGCCTCAAGCTCTGGCTGCGCATGGAGGACGCGCGGCGCGGGGGGCGCCCACGGGACAACCAGGCCATCGAATTCCTGTTCCAGCTGGGCCGGGACGCGGCCGAGGAGGTGGCACAGGAGATG GTGGCTCTGGGCTTGGTCTGTGAAGCTGATTACCAGCCAGTGGCCCGTGCAGTACGTGAACGGGTTGCTGCCATCCAGCGAAAGCGTGAGAAGCTGCGTAAAGCAAGGGAATTGGAGGCGCTCCCACCAGAGCCAGGACCTCCACCAGCAACTGTGCCCATGGCTCCCAGTCCCCCCAGTGTCTTCCCCCCTGAGCCTGAGGAGCCAGAGGCAGACCAGCACCAGCCCTTCCTTTTCCGTCACGCCAGCTACTCATCTACCACCT CGGATTGCGAGACTGATGGCTACCTCAGCTCCTCCGGCTTCCTGGATGCCTCAGACCCTGCCCTTCAGCCCCCTGGGGGGGTGCCATCCAGCCTGGCTGAGTCCCATCTCTGCCTGCCCTCG GCTTTTgccctatccattccacgttctggcCCTGGAAGTGACTTTTCCCCTGGGGACAG CTATGCCTCAGATGCAGCTTCAGGCCTTAGCGATGTGGGAGAAGGGATGAGACAAATGAGGAGACCCCCAGGGAGGAATCTCCGGCGCAGACCCAGATCCCGGCTGCGGGTCACTAGT GTCTCAGACCAGAATGACAGAGTGGTTGAGTGCCAGCTACAGACCCATAACAGCAAGATGGTGACCTTCCGATTTGATCTGGATGGGGACAGCCCGGAAGAGATTGCAGCTGCCATG GTGTATAACGAGTTCATTCTGCCCTCGGAGCGAGATGGCTTTCTCAGACGGATTCGGGAGATTATCCAGCGAGTGGAGACCCTGTTGAAGAGAGACACTGGCCCCGTGGAGGCTGCTGAAGACACCGTAAGCCCCCAG GAGGAGCCAGCACCATTACTTGCCCTGCCCGTCCCCCTCCCAGACCCATCCAATG AGCTCCAGAGCAGCACTTCCCTGGAGCACAGGAGCTGGTCAGCCTTCTCCACCTTCTCATCTTCTCCTGGAACTCCTTTGTCTCCTGGAAACCCATTTTCCCCTGGAACCCCCATTTCCCCAGGTCCCATCTTCCCCATCACTTCTTCCCCATGTCATCCCAGCCCCTCCCCATTCTCCCCCATTTCTTCCCAGGTCTCCTCAAATCCCTCTCCACACCCCACCAGCTCTCCACTTCCATTCTCCTCCAGTGCACCCGAGTTTCCAGTCCCACTCTCTCAGTGTCCCCGGAGTTCTCTCCCCACGACTTCTCCACCTACATTCTCTCCCACTTGTTCTCAGGTCACTCTTAGTCCCCCTTTCTTtcctccatgcccctccacttcttccctcccctccaccacAGCAGCCCCTCTCCTTTCTCTGGCTAGTGCCTTCTCACTGGCTGTGATGACTGTGGCCCAGTCCCTGCTGTCCCCCTCACCTGGGCTCCTTTCCCAgtctcctccagcccctcctAGTCCCCTCCCTAGcctgccccttccccctccccttgctGCTGGTGGCCAGGAGAGCCCTTCACCCCACACAGCTGAGGTGGAGAGTGAG GCCTCGCCACCTCCTGCTCGGCCCCTCCCAGGGGAAGCCAGGCTGGCGCCCATCTCTGAAG AGGGAAAGCCGCAGCTTGTTGGGCGTTTCCAAGTGACTTCATCCAAGGAACCGGCTGAGCCTCTTCACTTGCAGCCAACATCCCTCACTCTCTCCGGTTCTCCGAAACCTTCAACCCCTCAGCTCACTTCAGAGAGCTCAGATACAGAGGACAGTGCTGGAGGCGGGCCAGAGACCAGGGAAGCTCTGGCTGAGAGCGACCGTGCAGCTGAGGGTCTGGGGGCTGGAGTTGAGGAGGAAGGAGATGATGGGAAGGAACCCCAAGTCGGGGGCAGCCCCCCACCCCTGAGCCATCCCAACCCAGTGTGGATGAACTACTCCTACAGCAGCCTGTGTTTGAGCAGCGAGGAGTCAGAAAGCAGTGGGGAAGATGAGGAGTTCTGGGCTGAGCTGCAGAGTCTTCGGCAGAA GCACTTGTCAGAGGTGGAAACACTACAGAcactacagaaaaaagaaattgaagatttGTACAGCCGGCTGGGGAAGCAGCCCCCACCGGGTATTGTGGCCCCAGCTGCTATGCTGTCCAGCCGCCAGCGCCGCCTCTCCAAGGGCAGCTTCCCCACCTCCCGCCGCAACAGCCTACAGCGCTCTGAGCCCCCAGGCCCTG GCATCATGCGAAGGAACTCCCTGAGTGGCAGCAGCACCGGCTCCCAGGAGCAGCGGGCAAGCAAGGGGGTGACATTCGCCGGGGATGTTGGCAGGATGGTGAGGGCGGGCCCAAGGGAGGGAGAGCCCAGGGAATGGTACCTGGCTGCAGCTTCgccttcctcccaccttggaAGTGTCttcatcactttttcttttccctccagtGAATTCAGAACAGAAGCCATGTATCTCCCCCACACCAGGGCCCACCATGGAGCTTGTGTTCTCAGAATCTGA
- the WNK4 gene encoding serine/threonine-protein kinase WNK4 isoform X7, protein MLAPPATETTVPMSQTEADLALRPPPPLATSGQPRLGPPPRRVRRFSGKAEPRPRSSRLSRRSSVDLGLLSSWSLPASPTPDPPDPPDSAGPGPAKSPPPSSKEAPEGTWTEGAPVKAAEDSARPELPDSAVGPGSREPLRVPEAVALERRREQEEKEDMETQAVATSPDGRYLKFDIEIGRGSFKTVYRGLDTDTTVEVAWCELQTRKLSRAERQRFSEEVEMLKGLQHPNIVRFYDSWKSVLRGQVCIVLVTELMTSGTLKTYLRRFREMKPRVLQRWSRQILRGLHFLHSRVPPILHRDLKCDNVFITGPTGSVKIGDLGLATLKRASFAKSVIGTPEFMAPEMYEEKYDEAVDVYAFGMCMLEMATSEYPYSECQNAAQIYRKVTSGRKPNSFHNVKIPEVKEIIEGCIRTDKNERFTIQDLLAHAFFREERGVHVELAEEDDGEKPGLKLWLRMEDARRGGRPRDNQAIEFLFQLGRDAAEEVAQEMVALGLVCEADYQPVARAVRERVAAIQRKREKLRKARELEALPPEPGPPPATVPMAPSPPSVFPPEPEEPEADQHQPFLFRHASYSSTTSDCETDGYLSSSGFLDASDPALQPPGGVPSSLAESHLCLPSAFALSIPRSGPGSDFSPGDSYASDAASGLSDVGEGMRQMRRPPGRNLRRRPRSRLRVTSVSDQNDRVVECQLQTHNSKMVTFRFDLDGDSPEEIAAAMVYNEFILPSERDGFLRRIREIIQRVETLLKRDTGPVEAAEDTVSPQEEPAPLLALPVPLPDPSNAELQSSTSLEHRSWSAFSTFSSSPGTPLSPGNPFSPGTPISPGPIFPITSSPCHPSPSPFSPISSQVSSNPSPHPTSSPLPFSSSAPEFPVPLSQCPRSSLPTTSPPTFSPTCSQVTLSPPFFPPCPSTSSLPSTTAAPLLSLASAFSLAVMTVAQSLLSPSPGLLSQSPPAPPSPLPSLPLPPPLAAGGQESPSPHTAEVESEASPPPARPLPGEARLAPISEEGKPQLVGRFQVTSSKEPAEPLHLQPTSLTLSGSPKPSTPQLTSESSDTEDSAGGGPETREALAESDRAAEGLGAGVEEEGDDGKEPQVGGSPPPLSHPNPVWMNYSYSSLCLSSEESESSGEDEEFWAELQSLRQKHLSEVETLQTLQKKEIEDLYSRLGKQPPPGIVAPAAMLSSRQRRLSKGSFPTSRRNSLQRSEPPGPGIMRRNSLSGSSTGSQEQRASKGVTFAGDVGRM, encoded by the exons ATGTTGGCACCCCCGGCCACGGAGACCACCGTCCCCATGTCCCAGACTGAGGCTGACCTGGCCCTGCGGCCCCCGCCGCCTCTTGCCACCTCGGGGCAGCCCCGCCTCGGGCCCCCTCCTCGCCGAGTGCGCCGCTTCTCCGGGAAGGCTGAGCCCCGGCCGCGCTCTTCTCGTCTCAGCCGCCGTAGCTCAGTTGACTTGGGGCTGCTGAGCTCTTGGTCTCTGCCAGCCTCACCCACTCCGGACCCCCCCGATCCTCCGGATTCCGCTGGTCCTGGCCCCGCGAAGAGCCCACCGCCTAGCTCCAAAGAAGCCCCCGAGGGCACGTGGACCGAGGGAGCCCCTGTGAAGGCTGCAGAAGACTCCGCGCGTCCCGAGCTCCCGGACTCTGCAGTGGGCCCGGGGTCCAGGGAGCCGCTGAGGGTCCCTGAGGCTGTGGCCCTAGAGCGGCGGCGGgagcaggaagaaaaggaggacaTGGAGACCCAGGCTGTGGCAACGTCCCCCGATGGCCGATACCTCAAGTTTGACATCGAGATTGGACGTGGCTCCTTCAAGACGGTGTATCGAGGGCTAGACACCGACACCACAGTGGAGGTGGCCTGGTGTGAGCTGCAG ACTCGGAAACTGTCTAGAGCTGAGCGGCAGCGCTTCTCAGAGGAGGTGGAGATGCTCAAGGGGCTGCAGCACCCCAACATCGTCCGCTTCTACGATTCGTGGAAGTCGGTGCTGAGGGGCCAGGTTTGCATCGTCCTGGTCACCGAACTCATGACCTCGGGCACGCTCAAGAC GTACCTGAGGCGGTTCCGGGAGATGAAGCCGCGGGTCCTTCAGCGCTGGAGCCGCCAAATCCTGCGGGGACTTCATTTCCTACACTCCCGGGTTCCTCCCATCCTGCACCGGGATCTCAAGTGCGACAATGTCTTTATCACGGGCCCTACTGGCTCTGTCAAAATCGGGGACCTGGGCCTGGCCACGCTCAAGCGCGCCTCCTTTGCCAAGAGTGTCATCG GGACCCCGGAATTCATGGCCCCCGAGATGTACGAGGAAAAGTACGATGAGGCCGTGGACGTGTATGCGTTCGGCATGTGCATGCTGGAGATGGCCACCTCTGAGTACCCGTACTCCGAGTGCCAGAATGCCGCGCAAATCTACCGCAAGGTCACTTCG GGCAGAAAGCCGAACagcttccacaatgtgaagataCCCGAGGTGAAGGAGATCATTGAAGGCTGCATCCGCACGGATAAGAACGAGAG GTTCACCATCCAGGATCTCCTGGCCCACGCATTCTTCCGCGAGGAGCGCGGTGTGCACGTGGAACTAGCGGAGGAGGACGACGGCGAGAAGCCGGGCCTCAAGCTCTGGCTGCGCATGGAGGACGCGCGGCGCGGGGGGCGCCCACGGGACAACCAGGCCATCGAATTCCTGTTCCAGCTGGGCCGGGACGCGGCCGAGGAGGTGGCACAGGAGATG GTGGCTCTGGGCTTGGTCTGTGAAGCTGATTACCAGCCAGTGGCCCGTGCAGTACGTGAACGGGTTGCTGCCATCCAGCGAAAGCGTGAGAAGCTGCGTAAAGCAAGGGAATTGGAGGCGCTCCCACCAGAGCCAGGACCTCCACCAGCAACTGTGCCCATGGCTCCCAGTCCCCCCAGTGTCTTCCCCCCTGAGCCTGAGGAGCCAGAGGCAGACCAGCACCAGCCCTTCCTTTTCCGTCACGCCAGCTACTCATCTACCACCT CGGATTGCGAGACTGATGGCTACCTCAGCTCCTCCGGCTTCCTGGATGCCTCAGACCCTGCCCTTCAGCCCCCTGGGGGGGTGCCATCCAGCCTGGCTGAGTCCCATCTCTGCCTGCCCTCG GCTTTTgccctatccattccacgttctggcCCTGGAAGTGACTTTTCCCCTGGGGACAG CTATGCCTCAGATGCAGCTTCAGGCCTTAGCGATGTGGGAGAAGGGATGAGACAAATGAGGAGACCCCCAGGGAGGAATCTCCGGCGCAGACCCAGATCCCGGCTGCGGGTCACTAGT GTCTCAGACCAGAATGACAGAGTGGTTGAGTGCCAGCTACAGACCCATAACAGCAAGATGGTGACCTTCCGATTTGATCTGGATGGGGACAGCCCGGAAGAGATTGCAGCTGCCATG GTGTATAACGAGTTCATTCTGCCCTCGGAGCGAGATGGCTTTCTCAGACGGATTCGGGAGATTATCCAGCGAGTGGAGACCCTGTTGAAGAGAGACACTGGCCCCGTGGAGGCTGCTGAAGACACCGTAAGCCCCCAG GAGGAGCCAGCACCATTACTTGCCCTGCCCGTCCCCCTCCCAGACCCATCCAATG CAGAGCTCCAGAGCAGCACTTCCCTGGAGCACAGGAGCTGGTCAGCCTTCTCCACCTTCTCATCTTCTCCTGGAACTCCTTTGTCTCCTGGAAACCCATTTTCCCCTGGAACCCCCATTTCCCCAGGTCCCATCTTCCCCATCACTTCTTCCCCATGTCATCCCAGCCCCTCCCCATTCTCCCCCATTTCTTCCCAGGTCTCCTCAAATCCCTCTCCACACCCCACCAGCTCTCCACTTCCATTCTCCTCCAGTGCACCCGAGTTTCCAGTCCCACTCTCTCAGTGTCCCCGGAGTTCTCTCCCCACGACTTCTCCACCTACATTCTCTCCCACTTGTTCTCAGGTCACTCTTAGTCCCCCTTTCTTtcctccatgcccctccacttcttccctcccctccaccacAGCAGCCCCTCTCCTTTCTCTGGCTAGTGCCTTCTCACTGGCTGTGATGACTGTGGCCCAGTCCCTGCTGTCCCCCTCACCTGGGCTCCTTTCCCAgtctcctccagcccctcctAGTCCCCTCCCTAGcctgccccttccccctccccttgctGCTGGTGGCCAGGAGAGCCCTTCACCCCACACAGCTGAGGTGGAGAGTGAG GCCTCGCCACCTCCTGCTCGGCCCCTCCCAGGGGAAGCCAGGCTGGCGCCCATCTCTGAAG AGGGAAAGCCGCAGCTTGTTGGGCGTTTCCAAGTGACTTCATCCAAGGAACCGGCTGAGCCTCTTCACTTGCAGCCAACATCCCTCACTCTCTCCGGTTCTCCGAAACCTTCAACCCCTCAGCTCACTTCAGAGAGCTCAGATACAGAGGACAGTGCTGGAGGCGGGCCAGAGACCAGGGAAGCTCTGGCTGAGAGCGACCGTGCAGCTGAGGGTCTGGGGGCTGGAGTTGAGGAGGAAGGAGATGATGGGAAGGAACCCCAAGTCGGGGGCAGCCCCCCACCCCTGAGCCATCCCAACCCAGTGTGGATGAACTACTCCTACAGCAGCCTGTGTTTGAGCAGCGAGGAGTCAGAAAGCAGTGGGGAAGATGAGGAGTTCTGGGCTGAGCTGCAGAGTCTTCGGCAGAA GCACTTGTCAGAGGTGGAAACACTACAGAcactacagaaaaaagaaattgaagatttGTACAGCCGGCTGGGGAAGCAGCCCCCACCGGGTATTGTGGCCCCAGCTGCTATGCTGTCCAGCCGCCAGCGCCGCCTCTCCAAGGGCAGCTTCCCCACCTCCCGCCGCAACAGCCTACAGCGCTCTGAGCCCCCAGGCCCTG GCATCATGCGAAGGAACTCCCTGAGTGGCAGCAGCACCGGCTCCCAGGAGCAGCGGGCAAGCAAGGGGGTGACATTCGCCGGGGATGTTGGCAGGATG tGA